One genomic region from Salvia hispanica cultivar TCC Black 2014 chromosome 2, UniMelb_Shisp_WGS_1.0, whole genome shotgun sequence encodes:
- the LOC125208374 gene encoding ferric reduction oxidase 8, mitochondrial-like isoform X1, producing the protein MTRLSLLILKLLLIFIFAGWVSLWVLKPTEFWTRIWKGMEAKASTTAFGYNGLDFVVFTFPLIVLSIIGFIYLELKRGEPGNRYFIRSTDSNLVSIHHAHHLDFLCSYL; encoded by the exons atgaCTAGGTTGTCTCTTCTAATACTCAAGCTGCTGCTGATATTCATATTTGCTGGTTGGGTGTCGCTATGGGTTCTCAAGCCAACTGAGTTCTGGACGAGGATATGGAAGGGCATGGAGGCAAAAGCATCAACCACAGCGTTTGGCTATAACG gtcttgattttgttgtctTTACATTTCCTCTAATCGTTCTGTCTATAATCGGGTTCATCTACTTGGAACTGAAACGAGGCGAACCAGGAAATAG GTATTTTATCAGGAGCACAGATTCTAACCTCGTCTCTATTCATCATGCTCATCATCTGGACTTTCTATGTTCGTATCTCTAA
- the LOC125206764 gene encoding ferric reduction oxidase 8, mitochondrial-like: MATRCGLLSEACLALLLLPVLRGMSIFRFLGIQFEASIRYHVWLGSAMILFATLHGGGTLFVWGIKHRIQEEMWKWQKKGRIYLAGEIALATAFVMALTALPQIRRKWFQVFYYTHHLYVVFILFFLFHGGDRHFYTVFPGVFLFALDKLLRVVQSRPETCILSARVFPCKAIELTLPKDPRLKYAPTSVVFLNIPSISKLQWHPFSITSSSSVDEHSISVIVKSEGQWTSSLHSKITHAEEQDLEDDQRGCIPVAVEGPYGPASMELLR; this comes from the exons ATGGCGACGCGCTGTGGCTTGTTATCAGAAGCCTGCCTCGCTCTGCTGCTTCTTCCCGTGCTACGAGGAATGTCCATATTCCGGTTTCTTGGTATCCAATTTGAGGCTTCGATCAGGTACCATGTCTGGCTCGGTTCTGCAATGATACTCTTCGCCACTTTACATGGCGGAGGCACCCTCTTCGTCTGGGGAATCAAACACAGAATCCAAGAAGAG ATGTGGAAGTGGCAGAAGAAAGGGCGTATATACCTTGCTGGAGAAATTGCTCTAGCCACGGCTTTTGTAATGGCTCTCACAGCACTTCCACAGATTAGAAGAAAATGGTTTCAAGTTTTTTACTACACTCATCATCTCTATGTAGTCTTCATTCTATTCTTCCTCTTCCACGGTGGAGACCGCCACTTCTACACAGTGTTCCCCGGAGTCTTCCTCTTCGCCTTGGATAAGCTCCTCCGTGTAGTGCAGTCAAGGCCAGAGACGTGCATTCTCTCTGCTCGAGTGTTTCCCTGCAAAGCAATAGAACTCACATTGCCAAAGGATCCAA GGTTGAAATATGCACCAACCAGTGTCGTCTTCCTCAATATACCGAGCATTTCCAAGCTGCAATGGCATCCGTTCAGCATAACTTCTAGCTCAAGCGTAGACGAGCACAGCATCTCAGTTATCGTAAAGAGCGAGGGGCAATGGACTAGTTCCCTCCACAGCAAGATCACTCATGCTGAAGAACAAGATTTGGAAGATGATCAAAGGGGATGCATCCCAGTTGCAGTCGAAGGTCCATACGGGCCTGCATCCATGGAGTTGTTAAGGTAA
- the LOC125208374 gene encoding ferric reduction oxidase 8, mitochondrial-like isoform X2, with protein sequence MTRLSLLILKLLLIFIFAGWVSLWVLKPTEFWTRIWKGMEAKASTTAFGYNGLDFVVFTFPLIVLSIIGFIYLELKRGEPGNSDNLMQTRKENSTHCSL encoded by the exons atgaCTAGGTTGTCTCTTCTAATACTCAAGCTGCTGCTGATATTCATATTTGCTGGTTGGGTGTCGCTATGGGTTCTCAAGCCAACTGAGTTCTGGACGAGGATATGGAAGGGCATGGAGGCAAAAGCATCAACCACAGCGTTTGGCTATAACG gtcttgattttgttgtctTTACATTTCCTCTAATCGTTCTGTCTATAATCGGGTTCATCTACTTGGAACTGAAACGAGGCGAACCAGGAAATAG TGACAATTTGATGCAGACTAGGAAGGAAAACTCCACTCACTGCTCTCTCTAA
- the LOC125206763 gene encoding uncharacterized protein LOC125206763 yields the protein MENPDGNNEEVPPPPPLNQDQIILLQQQMEEMRREREEERRRDAPVRNAFGNVNIPMPPIDPRVNANNFELKTTLIQFVEQRVFSGRPTEDPNMHLAKFLEIANTTKLNGVPEDTIKLRLFPFSLTGYARDWFDNLEPGSVISWEDLAKKFLGRFFPLSSTLNLQAEISHFKMKSQESMFEAWERFNALLKKCPNHGLSPGHQVSLFYNGCSEFIKSQLDFGSGGSFLDKGVGECKKMLQRLAYTSKSWSSGRDGSMPVASVVDSDAFNLLNQQMMILNQKVDSISLGMVPNVEPQSTVEDVNYVHQGGNQGENQRNFYNYRPNNGGGNYHPSFNAHPNLSYGNPNNAIQPSGVNNAPNTSKSSIDVTNELLKALMEKTDGIMKHSTKRIDKVETAVVEVTTRMGAI from the coding sequence ATGGAAAATCCAGATGGAAATAACGAGGAAGTACCACCTCCACCTCCCCttaatcaagaccaaatcatCCTCCTACAACAACAAATGGAGGAGATGAGAAGGGAAAGAGAGGAGGAAAGGAGAAGAGATGCACCAGTTAGAAATGCATTTGGGAATGTTAATATCCCAATGCCACCCATTGATCCAAGAGTGAATGCCAACAATTTTGAGTTGAAGACGACATTGATCCAATTTGTGGAGCAACGTGTTTTCTCGGGAAGGCCCACAGAGGATCCTAATATGCACTTAGCCAAATTCTTGGAGATTGCCAACACAACCAAGCTTAATGGGGTTCCCGAAGATACAATCAAGCTTAGGCTATTCCCATTCTCATTGACGGGATATGCTAGAGATTGGTTTGATAACCTTGAGCCGGGCTCGGTTATAAGTTGGGAAGACTTAGCCAAAAAGTTCTTGGGGAGGTTCTTTCCTCTTAGCTCTACTCTCAACCTACAAGCGGAGATCTCCCATTTTAAAATGAAGAGCCAAGAGTCTATGTTTGAAGCATGGGAGAGATTTAACGCTTTGTTGAAGAAGTGTCCTAACCATGGGCTATCTCCGGGCCATCAAGTGAGCCTTTTCTATAATGGATGCTCGGAATTTATCAAAAGTCAACTAGACTTTGGTTCGGGAGGATCATTCTTAGATAAGGGGGTCGGTGAGTGCAAAAAGATGCTTCAAAGGCTTGCATACACTAGCAAGAGTTGGAGCTCGGGTCGAGATGGCTCTATGCCGGTAGCTTCGGTTGTTGATTCGGATGCATTCAATCTCCTCAACCAACAAATGATGATTCTCAATCAAAAGGTGGATAGCATAAGTTTGGGGATGGTACCCAATGTAGAGCCTCAATCTACCGTAGAGGATGTTAATTATGTGCATCAAGGGGGAAACCAAGGAGAAAATCAAAGGAACTTCTACAATTATCGCCCCAACAATGGGGGTGGTAATTACCATCCATCCTTCAATGCACATCCAAATCTTTCTTATGGGAATCCAAATAATGCTATTCAACCAAGTGGGGTTAACAATGCACCTAACACTTCAAAGTCTTCAATTGATGTTACCAATGAGCTTCTAAAAGCTTTGATGGAGAAGACCGATGGGATTATGAAACACTCTACCAAGAGAATTGATAAAGTTGAGACGGCGGTAGTAGAAGTTACTACAAGAATGGGGGCAATATGA
- the LOC125208373 gene encoding L-type lectin-domain containing receptor kinase S.1-like yields MFLLLLAAVYLLPPSSCLDFIFNSFPASAATNFTFVNHARIDPPVIRFTNDSEDYSIGRAFLPFTIPFRPLNSTSTNLTTSFSTQFVFSILPQIADSPGFGLAFVLSNTTTPPRVVNGQYFGVFSSPPRTVAPLVAVEFDTGRNTEFNEDNGNHVGVDLNSVLSETTRLAGYYDSASQFVELDMRNGQNIHAWIEFDGPGNEINVTIAPVGIPRPARVLLNYKSSAISDYIAPEMFVGFSASKTEWVEVQRLLAWSFSDEGIARDINTTGLPVFRPVNLGGSSLSKGAVAGIAVGCVAAVVAAALLVSWIWWKKRGNLDEEDEIEDWEMEYWPHKYSYEELSVATKQFSSKELLGSGGFGKVYKATLGGDNMEMAVKCVNHDSKQGLREFMAEISSIGRLQHKNLVQLKGWCRKGNELMLVYDFMPNGSLNNWIFDKPKKLLSWEGRKRVLADVAEGLSYLHHGWDQVVVHRDIKSSNVLLDNDLRGRLSDFGLAKLYTHGQVPSTTRVVGTLGYLAPEVVTLASPTAASDVYSFGIVVLEVACGRKPIETRVEDEDQEVLIEWVRHKYVEGRILEVADVRIKGEYEVGEMEAVLKLGLSCCHPDPNRRPTMKEVTAILLGERVEMEPRDMLSGLTPVQSIIDRDEDGNEQEKGFLAQDEGDGRYSREYDCHGKGANKQEISL; encoded by the exons atgtttcttcttctccttgcAGCAGTATACCTGCTGCCTCCATCCTCATGCCTCGACTTCATCTTCAACTCCTTCCCTGCCTCCGCCGCCACCAATTTCACCTTCGTAAACCACGCCCGCATCGACCCTCCCGTCATCCGCTTCACCAACGACTCCGAGGACTACTCAATCGGCCGCGCCTTCCTCCCTTTCACAATCCCTTTCCGTCCTCTCAATTCCACCAGCACCAACCTCACCACCTCCTTCTCCACCCAATTCGTCTTCTCTATTTTGCCCCAAATCGCTGACAGCCCCGGCTTCGGCCTCGCCTTCGTCCTCTCCAACACCACCACCCCTCCCCGCGTCGTCAACGGCCAGTACTTCGGCGTCTTCTCCTCGCCTCCCCGCACCGTCGCGCCGCTCGTCGCCGTCGAATTCGACACCGGCCGGAACACGGAGTTCAACGAGGACAACGGGAACCACGTCGGCGTCGATTTGAACAGCGTTTTGTCCGAGACTACGCGATTGGCTGGGTATTACGATTCTGCCTCCCAATTTGTGGAGCTTGATATGAGAAATGGGCAGAATATTCACGCTTGGATTGAATTTGACGGACCGGGAAATGAAATCAATGTCACAATTGCGCCAGTTGGAATTCCCCGCCCGGCTAGGGTTTTGCTCAATTACAAGAGTTCCGCGATTTCGGATTACATCGCGCCGGAGATGTTTGTAGGGTTTTCGGCTTCGAAAACGGAGTGGGTTGAGGTGCAGAGGCTGTTAGCTTGGAGTTTTAGTGATGAAGGAATCGCTAGGGATATCAACACCACCGGTTTGCCGGTTTTCCGGCCAGTTAACTTGGGGGGATCTTCGCTGTCTAAAGGGGCAGTTGCCGGGATCGCGGTGGGGTGTGTGGCAGCGGTGGTGGCTGCAGCATTGTTGGTTTCTTGGATTTGGTGGAAGAAGAGGGGAAATttggatgaagaagatgaaattgagGATTGGGAGATGGAGTATTGGCCCCATAAGTATTCTTACGAGGAGCTCAGTGTGGCTACCAAGCAGTTTTCGAGCAAGGAACTCCTCGGATCGGGTGGTTTTGGGAAGGTTTACAAAGCTACATTGGGTGGAGACAACATGGAGATGGCAGTGAAGTGTGTGAACCATGACTCGAAGCAGGGGTTGAGGGAGTTCATGGCTGAGATATCAAGCATCGGGAGGCTGCAGCACAAGAATCTAGTGCAGTTGAAGGGGTGGTGTAGAAAGGGGAATGAGCTAATGCTTGTGTATGACTTCATGCCTAATGGAAGCCTCAATAATTGGATCTTTGACAAGCCGAAGAAGTTGTTGAGTTGGGAGGGGAGGAAGAGGGTTCTTGCAGATGTTGCCGAAGGTTTAAGCTACCTTCATCATGGTTGGGATCAGGTGGTGGTTCACAGAGACATTAAGTCGAGCAACGTGTTGCTAGACAATGATCTGCGTGGGAGGCTAAGCGATTTTGGATTAGCGAAGCTGTACACTCATGGTCAGGTGCCTAGCACGACACGGGTTGTGGGGACGTTGGGGTACTTGGCACCCGAGGTGGTGACATTGGCTTCCCCGACTGCAGCTAGTGATGTTTATAGCTTTGGTATTGTGGTCTTGGAGGTGGCGTGTGGGCGGAAGCCCATTGAGACGAGGGTGGAGGACGAGGATCAGGAGGTGTTGATAGAATGGGTAAGGCATAAATATGTCGAAGGGAGGATCTTGGAGGTGGCAGACGTGAGGATTAAGGGAGAGTATGAGGTGGGGGAGATGGAGGCTGTGTTGAAGCTGGGTTTGTCGTGTTGTCACCCTGATCCTAACCGGAGGCCTACTATGAAGGAAGTGACAGCGATTTTGTTGGGTGAACGCGTGGAAATGGAGCCAAGGGATATGCTGTCGGGATTGACTCCGGTGCAGAGCATCATTGATAGAGATGAAGATGGAAATGAGCAAGAAAAAGGGTTCCTGGCTCAAGATGAG GGTGATGGCCGTTATAGCCGCGAATATGATTGCCATGGCAAAGGAGCAAACAAGCAGGAGATCAGTTTGTGA
- the LOC125206766 gene encoding uncharacterized protein LOC125206766, with product MKEAREKFNISASTCTRYWREAKKQAAEGKTMQVINRRKDRPCSKRVHLDLTLLKSLHYTKRGSIRTLAVGLSCTKSTVGRWVKSGLIRSHTSAIRPDLTGPNKLLRMRFTLEALELDRILKTIKFKDMHNTIHIDEKWFYITKGMHRFYLAPGEDEPHRSCQNKKFISKIMFMCAVTRPLFGRNGEVLFDGKIGIFPFIERVPAKRSSKNRRAGTIETKPIESIAKEVTKDCIINKIIPAIMSKWPEGASKQIFIQQDNAKPHIKGDYLDFIAAANQNGFNIKLVQQPPNSPDTNVNDLGWFRAIQSLQVQTACNTLDDLLNAVDKSFHDLCPITLDNVFMSLQGCMIEIMKFNGHNKYKIPRMGKGALRRLDQLPQNLEVPMELVVACIAYLEAQGYNEGIERIVQDLGLEPNVQGATSVHLLGI from the exons ATGAAGGAAGCTCGGGAGAAGTTTAACATATCAGCTTCAACCTGCACAAGGTATTGGAGAGAAGCTAAAAAACAGGCAGCTGAAGGAAAAACAATGCAGGTAATTAATCGTAGGAAGGATAGACCATGTAGCAAACGTGTTCATCTTGATCTTACTTTACTTAAAAGTTTGCACTACACTAAAAGAGGAAGTATCAGAACATTGGCTGTTGGATTAAGCTGCACTAAGAGCACAGTAGGAAGATGGGTGAAATCAGGCCTTATTAGATCTCATACATCAGCTATTAGGCCTGATTTAACAGGCCCCAACAAATTGTTGAGGATGAGATTCACATTAGAGGCCTTAGAATTAGATAGGATTTTGAAGACAATCAAGTTCAAAGATATGCACAACACAATCCACATAGATGAAAAGTGGTTCTACATCACGAAAGGTATGCACAGGTTCTATTTAGCACCGGGAGAGGATGAGCCACATAGATCATGCCAAAATAAGAAGTTTATATCGAAAATCATGTTTATGTGCGCTGTTACAAGACCATTATTTGGAAGAAATGGGGAGGTTTTGTTTGATGGTAAGATAGGTATATTTCCTTTCATAGAGAGGGTTCCAGCAAAGAGGAGTAGCAAAAACAGGAGGGCTGGAACAATAGAAACTAAACCAATCGAAAGCATCGCAAAGGAGGTGACAAAGGACTGTATAATAAACAAG ATTATTCCAGCCATCATGTCAAAATGGCCGGAGGGAGCAAGTAAGCAAATCTTCATACAACAAGATAATGCAAAGCCACACATTAAGggtgattatttggattttattgCTGCTGCAAATCAGAATGGATTCAATATAAAGCTAGTGCAACAACCCCCTAACTCACCCGATACTAATGTGAATGACTTAGGGTGGTTTCGAGCAATACAATCACTTCAAGTGCAAACTGCATGCAATACATTGGATGATCTATTGAATGCCGTGGACAAATCATTTCATGACCTATGTCCTATAACCTTGGACAATGTTTTTATGTCTCTACAGGGATGCATGATTGAGATCATGAAGTTCAATGGGCACAACAAGTACAAGATTCCCCGTATGGGAAAAGGTGCTCTTAGAAGGTTGGACCAACTACCTCAAAACTTAGAAGTTCCAATGGAGCTAGTTGTTGCTTGCATTGCTTATTTGGAAGCACAAGGGTATAATGAAGGAATTGAAAGGATTGTGCAAGATTTGGGATTGGAACCTAATGTGCAAGGAGCAACATCAGTGCATCTTTTGGGAATATGA
- the LOC125203970 gene encoding 60S ribosomal protein L27a-3-like has protein sequence MTTRLKKNRKKRGHVSAGHGRIGKHRKHPGGRGNAGGMHHHRILFDKYHPGYFGKVGMRYFHRLRNKFHCPTVNIDRLWSLVPQELKDKASKDNAPLIDVTQFGYFKVLGKGLLPEGKPVLLKAKLVSKNAEKKIKEAGGAVVLTA, from the coding sequence ATGACCACCAGATTGAAGAAGAACCGCAAGAAGCGCGGCCATGTGAGCGCTGGCCATGGTAGAATCGGCAAGCACAGGAAGCATCCCGGAGGTCGCGGAAACGCGGGAGGAATGCATCACCACCGCATCCTCTTCGACAAATACCATCCTGGCTACTTCGGCAAGGTTGGTATGCGCTACTTCCATCGCCTGCGCAACAAGTTCCACTGCCCCACCGTCAACATCGACCGCCTCTGGTCGCTGGTGCCGCAAGAGCTCAAGGACAAGGCGTCCAAGGACAACGCGCCTCTCATCGACGTCACGCAGTTCGGCTACTTCAAGGTCCTCGGCAAGGGATTGCTTCCGGAGGGGAAGCCGGTCCTTCTCAAGGCCAAGCTCGTCTCCAAGAACGCCGAGAAGAAGATCAAGGAAGCTGGCGGCGCCGTCGTGCTCACTGCTTGA